A single genomic interval of Brevundimonas diminuta harbors:
- a CDS encoding M61 family metallopeptidase, whose product MIRSCLRAAPLGLALLLVSTAPAALAQQASTTPPALPAPLPAIPDARDVAYPGVITLDVDATNLAQHIFAVKETIPVAQAGPMTLFFPEWLPGNHGPVGPIAQLAGIEITANGQRVQWVRDTLHPFAYHVVVPAGATALDITLQHLSPTTGNQGRITMTPEMLNIQWEKMLLYPAGHWSRNITVQPTVKFPAGWQFGTALEPESKAGDVQTFKPVNLEVLIDSPVFAGVHYRQIDLDPGGRSPVRANIVADKADSLNATDEQIQILRNLVDQMDRLYGARHFDHYDFLIAMTDKLGGIGLEHHRSSENSVDPAFFTGWDTHLSDRDLLSHEMNHSWDGKWRRPADQYVPNFNSPLQNSLLWVYEGQTQYYGQVIAARSGLLTKQQAMDSLAMTAATFDTRVGREWRAMQDTTNDPIISQRQPKGWLSWQRDEDYYSEGQLIWLDVDTTIREKTGGRKSLDDFARAFYGVQDGSYTPAPYTFEDVVAALNGVVANDWATFLRTRLDADGPEARAPLDGLARGGWRLAYSDKPTDYMKTLYSELKRNDFTYSLGFQTGEGNKIRSVQWNGLAFKSGLAAGMEIVAVNGQAASAERLAEAVTAAKDPSTPITLIVKDDEQYRTVVFDYHDGLRYPRLERIPGTPDRLGDILTPRRR is encoded by the coding sequence ATGATCCGTTCTTGCCTGCGCGCCGCCCCTCTCGGCCTCGCTCTTCTGCTCGTCTCGACCGCCCCGGCCGCCCTGGCGCAGCAGGCCTCGACCACGCCGCCCGCCTTGCCCGCGCCCCTGCCTGCGATTCCGGACGCGCGGGACGTCGCCTATCCCGGCGTCATCACCCTGGACGTCGACGCCACCAATCTGGCCCAGCACATCTTTGCCGTGAAGGAAACGATCCCGGTCGCCCAGGCGGGCCCGATGACGCTGTTCTTCCCCGAATGGCTGCCGGGCAACCACGGCCCCGTCGGCCCCATCGCGCAGCTGGCCGGCATCGAGATTACGGCAAACGGTCAGCGGGTGCAGTGGGTTCGCGACACCCTGCATCCCTTCGCCTACCACGTGGTCGTCCCGGCCGGCGCGACCGCGCTGGACATCACCCTGCAGCATCTGTCGCCGACGACCGGCAATCAGGGCCGCATCACCATGACGCCCGAGATGCTGAACATCCAGTGGGAGAAGATGCTGCTCTATCCCGCCGGCCACTGGTCGCGGAACATCACGGTCCAGCCCACGGTCAAGTTCCCCGCCGGATGGCAGTTCGGCACGGCGCTGGAGCCCGAAAGCAAGGCCGGCGACGTCCAGACGTTCAAGCCCGTCAATCTGGAGGTGCTGATCGACAGCCCGGTCTTCGCCGGCGTCCACTATCGCCAGATCGACCTCGATCCCGGCGGCCGTTCGCCCGTTCGCGCCAACATCGTCGCGGACAAGGCCGACAGCCTGAACGCGACGGACGAGCAGATCCAGATCCTGCGCAATCTGGTCGATCAGATGGACCGGCTGTATGGCGCGCGCCATTTCGACCACTACGACTTCCTGATCGCCATGACGGACAAGCTGGGCGGCATCGGGCTGGAGCATCACCGCAGTTCGGAAAACTCGGTCGATCCCGCCTTCTTCACCGGCTGGGATACCCATCTGTCCGACCGCGACCTGCTCAGCCACGAAATGAACCACTCCTGGGACGGCAAATGGCGCCGCCCCGCCGACCAGTATGTGCCCAACTTCAACAGCCCCCTGCAGAACAGCCTGCTGTGGGTCTATGAGGGTCAGACGCAGTACTATGGCCAGGTGATCGCCGCCCGCTCGGGTCTGCTGACCAAGCAACAGGCGATGGACTCCTTGGCCATGACCGCCGCGACGTTCGACACGCGCGTCGGCCGCGAATGGCGCGCGATGCAGGACACGACCAACGATCCGATCATCAGTCAGCGTCAGCCCAAGGGCTGGCTGTCGTGGCAACGCGACGAGGACTACTATTCCGAGGGCCAGTTGATCTGGCTCGACGTCGACACGACGATCCGCGAAAAGACCGGCGGCCGGAAGTCGCTCGACGACTTCGCCCGCGCCTTCTACGGCGTCCAGGACGGCAGCTACACGCCCGCTCCCTATACGTTCGAGGATGTGGTCGCGGCCCTGAACGGCGTCGTCGCCAACGATTGGGCGACCTTCCTGCGCACCCGCCTGGACGCCGACGGCCCCGAGGCCCGCGCCCCGCTGGACGGTCTGGCGCGCGGCGGGTGGCGGCTGGCCTATTCGGACAAGCCCACCGATTATATGAAGACCCTGTACTCCGAGCTGAAACGCAACGACTTCACCTATTCGCTGGGCTTCCAGACCGGCGAGGGCAACAAGATTCGCAGCGTCCAGTGGAACGGCCTGGCCTTCAAGTCGGGCCTGGCCGCCGGGATGGAGATCGTCGCCGTCAACGGGCAGGCCGCCAGCGCCGAACGCCTGGCCGAGGCCGTCACCGCAGCCAAGGATCCGTCCACGCCCATCACCCTGATCGTCAAGGATGACGAGCAATACCGCACCGTCGTCTTCGACTACCACGACGGCCTGCGCTACCCCCGCCTGGAACGCATCCCCGGCACGCCCGACCGCCTTGGCGACATCCTGACGCCGCGTCGGCGCTGA
- a CDS encoding FKBP-type peptidyl-prolyl cis-trans isomerase: MTRIALPLLAALALSACATHREPVTYAETASAAARAADQVNGQGALTPQQAWDAGNTAYLAWNGARRGWTTTESGLQYRRVGKAHPEGAQPKATDTVKVHYRGTFIDGREFDSSYARNEPAEFPLNRVIKGWTEGVALMRVGEIYEFVIPASLGYGSRWVGGDELPPNSTLRFSVELLDVKPA, encoded by the coding sequence ATGACACGGATCGCCCTGCCCCTTCTCGCCGCTCTCGCCCTCTCCGCCTGCGCCACCCATCGCGAGCCGGTGACCTATGCCGAGACGGCTTCGGCCGCCGCGCGCGCCGCCGATCAGGTCAATGGCCAGGGCGCCCTGACGCCGCAGCAGGCCTGGGACGCCGGCAATACCGCCTACCTCGCCTGGAACGGCGCCCGACGCGGCTGGACCACCACCGAAAGCGGCCTGCAATATCGCCGCGTCGGCAAGGCGCACCCCGAGGGCGCTCAGCCCAAGGCGACCGACACGGTCAAGGTCCACTATCGCGGCACCTTCATCGACGGGCGCGAGTTCGACAGCTCCTACGCCCGCAACGAACCGGCCGAGTTCCCGCTGAACCGCGTCATCAAGGGCTGGACCGAGGGCGTGGCCTTGATGCGCGTCGGGGAAATCTACGAGTTCGTCATCCCCGCCTCGCTGGGCTACGGCTCGCGCTGGGTCGGCGGCGACGAACTGCCCCCCAACTCCACCCTGCGCTTCTCTGTCGAACTGCTGGACGTCAAGCCGGCCTGA
- the rpoB gene encoding DNA-directed RNA polymerase subunit beta yields MTDVAHDLAINGQIASATSFTGKKRIRKSFGRIPEAIAMPNLIEVQRASYEQFLQREVRPGVRKEQGIEAVFKSVFPIKDFNERAILEYVSYEFEEPKYDVEECIQRDMTYAAPLKVKLRLIVFETDEETGARSVKDIKEQDVYMGDIPLMTDKGTFIVNGTERVIVSQMHRSPGVFFDHDKGKTHSSGKLLFAARVIPYRGSWLDFEFDAKDVVYVRIDRRRKLPATTFLMGLGMDGEEILKTFYETVPYEKRGEGWVTPYKAERWRGVKPEFDLIDADTGEVVAQAGQKISARAAKKLGETTTSLSLAADALVTKYLANDAVNFETGEIFAEAGDELDAPTIEVLEQNGFTTIEVLDIDHVTVGAYMRNTLRVDKNDNREDALFDVYRVMRPGEPPTPEAAEAMFNSLFFDSERYDLSAVGRVKMNMRLESPEVSDEIRVLRKEDVLKVLQILVGLKDGRGEIDDIDNLGNRRVRSVGELLENQYRVGLLRMERAIKERMSSVDIDTVMPHDLINAKPAAAAVREFFGSSQLSQFMDQTNPLSEITHKRRLSALGPGGLTRERAGFEVRDVHPTHYGRICPIETPEGPNIGLINSLATHARVNKYGFIESPYRRVKDGQAQGEVVYISAMEESKYTIAQANIELKNGQIVEDLVPGRINGESQLLNKDAVDMMDVSPKQVVSVAAALIPFLENDDANRALMGANMQRQAVPLVQSDAPLVGTGMEAVVAVDSGAVVVARRDGVVEQIDGTRIVVRATGDVDAARSGVDIYRLSKFQRSNQSTCINQRPIVRVGDQVKGGDVIADGPSTDLGELALGRNALVAFMPWNGYNFEDSILISERIVRDDVFTSIHLEEFEVAARDTKLGPEEITRDIPNVGEEALRNLDEAGIVAIGAEVQPGDILVGKVTPKGESPMTPEEKLLRAIFGEKASDVRDTSLRLPPGVAGTIVDVRVFNRHGVDKDERAMAIERAEIERLGKDRDDELKILERNVYGRLKPLIVGKNAVSGPKGIGRGELTEEKLAEVSRGLWWQIALDDEKAMGELEAMKRQFEDARKQLDRRFEDKVEKLQRGDELPPGVMKMVKVFVAVKRKLQPGDKMAGRHGNKGVISKILPIEDMPHLEDGTHVDVVLNPLGVPSRMNIGQIFETHLGWAAAGLGKQISGLLEAWQGGGQKQALVERLTEIYGPETPLPEDEEELVELAKNLSKGVPFATPVFDGAHISDIERLLEEAGLNKSAQSILYDGQTGEQFKRPVTVGYIYMLKLHHLVDDKIHARSIGPYSLVTQQPLGGKAQFGGQRFGEMEVWALEAYGAAYTLQEMLTVKSDDVAGRTKVYEAIVRGDDSFEAGIPESFNVLIKEMRSLGLNVELGNS; encoded by the coding sequence ATGACTGACGTCGCCCACGATCTCGCCATCAACGGTCAGATCGCTTCCGCCACCTCGTTCACCGGCAAGAAGCGCATCCGCAAATCCTTCGGGCGTATCCCCGAAGCGATCGCGATGCCGAACCTGATCGAGGTTCAGCGCGCTTCCTACGAACAGTTCCTGCAGCGCGAGGTCCGTCCGGGCGTCCGTAAGGAGCAAGGCATCGAGGCGGTCTTCAAGTCGGTGTTCCCGATCAAGGACTTCAACGAGCGCGCCATCCTGGAATACGTCTCGTACGAGTTCGAAGAGCCGAAGTACGACGTCGAGGAGTGCATTCAGCGCGACATGACCTATGCCGCGCCGCTGAAGGTCAAGCTGCGCCTGATCGTGTTCGAAACCGACGAGGAAACGGGAGCCCGTTCGGTCAAGGACATCAAGGAGCAGGACGTCTACATGGGCGACATCCCGCTCATGACGGACAAGGGCACCTTCATCGTCAACGGCACCGAGCGCGTGATCGTCTCGCAGATGCACCGTTCGCCGGGCGTCTTCTTCGACCACGACAAGGGCAAGACGCACAGCTCGGGCAAGCTGCTGTTCGCCGCCCGCGTGATCCCGTACCGCGGCTCGTGGCTCGACTTCGAGTTCGACGCCAAGGACGTGGTCTATGTGCGCATCGACCGCCGCCGCAAGCTGCCGGCCACGACCTTCCTGATGGGTCTGGGCATGGACGGCGAAGAAATCCTGAAGACCTTCTACGAGACCGTGCCTTACGAGAAGCGCGGCGAAGGCTGGGTCACGCCTTACAAGGCCGAGCGCTGGCGCGGGGTTAAGCCGGAGTTCGACCTGATCGACGCCGACACCGGCGAAGTGGTCGCCCAGGCCGGTCAGAAGATCAGCGCCCGCGCCGCCAAGAAGCTGGGCGAGACGACGACCTCGCTGTCGCTGGCCGCCGACGCCCTGGTCACCAAGTATCTGGCCAATGACGCCGTCAACTTCGAGACCGGCGAGATCTTCGCCGAGGCCGGCGACGAACTGGACGCCCCGACCATCGAAGTGCTGGAGCAAAACGGCTTCACCACCATCGAAGTGCTGGACATCGACCACGTCACGGTCGGCGCCTACATGCGCAACACCCTGCGCGTGGACAAGAACGACAACCGCGAGGACGCCCTGTTCGACGTCTATCGCGTGATGCGTCCGGGCGAGCCGCCCACCCCGGAAGCCGCCGAGGCCATGTTCAACTCGCTGTTCTTCGACAGCGAACGCTACGACCTGTCGGCCGTCGGCCGGGTCAAGATGAACATGCGTCTGGAAAGCCCCGAGGTCTCCGACGAGATCCGCGTCCTGCGCAAGGAAGACGTGCTGAAGGTGCTGCAGATCCTGGTCGGCCTGAAGGACGGCCGCGGCGAGATCGACGACATCGACAACCTGGGCAACCGCCGGGTCCGTTCGGTCGGCGAGCTGCTGGAAAACCAGTACCGCGTCGGTCTGCTGCGCATGGAGCGCGCCATCAAGGAGCGCATGTCCTCGGTCGATATCGACACGGTCATGCCGCACGACCTGATCAACGCCAAGCCGGCCGCCGCCGCGGTTCGCGAGTTCTTCGGTTCGTCGCAGCTGTCGCAGTTCATGGACCAGACGAACCCGCTGTCGGAAATCACCCACAAGCGTCGTCTGTCGGCGCTTGGCCCGGGCGGTCTGACGCGTGAGCGCGCGGGCTTCGAAGTCCGCGACGTGCACCCGACCCACTACGGCCGCATCTGCCCGATCGAAACGCCGGAAGGCCCGAACATCGGCCTGATCAACTCGCTGGCCACCCACGCGCGCGTCAACAAGTACGGCTTCATCGAGAGCCCGTACCGTCGCGTGAAGGACGGCCAGGCCCAGGGCGAGGTGGTCTACATCTCGGCCATGGAAGAGTCGAAGTACACGATCGCTCAGGCCAACATCGAACTGAAGAACGGCCAGATCGTCGAGGACCTGGTCCCCGGCCGGATCAACGGTGAATCCCAGCTCCTGAACAAGGACGCCGTGGACATGATGGACGTGTCGCCGAAACAGGTCGTTTCGGTCGCCGCCGCCCTGATCCCGTTCCTGGAAAACGACGACGCCAACCGCGCGCTGATGGGCGCCAACATGCAACGTCAGGCCGTGCCTCTGGTGCAGTCGGACGCGCCGCTGGTCGGCACCGGCATGGAAGCGGTCGTGGCCGTGGACTCCGGCGCCGTCGTGGTCGCACGTCGTGACGGCGTTGTCGAACAGATCGACGGCACCCGGATCGTCGTGCGCGCCACCGGCGACGTGGACGCCGCCCGCTCGGGCGTCGACATCTACCGCCTGTCGAAGTTCCAGCGTTCGAACCAGTCGACCTGCATCAACCAGCGCCCGATCGTGCGCGTGGGCGATCAGGTGAAGGGCGGCGATGTCATCGCCGACGGCCCGTCGACGGACTTGGGCGAACTGGCTCTGGGCCGCAACGCCCTGGTCGCCTTCATGCCCTGGAACGGCTACAACTTCGAAGACTCCATCCTGATCTCCGAGCGCATCGTGCGCGACGACGTCTTCACCTCGATCCACCTGGAAGAGTTTGAAGTCGCCGCCCGCGATACGAAGCTTGGCCCTGAGGAAATCACGCGCGACATCCCCAACGTCGGCGAGGAAGCCCTGCGCAACCTCGACGAAGCGGGCATCGTGGCCATCGGCGCCGAGGTCCAGCCGGGCGACATCCTGGTCGGCAAGGTGACGCCGAAGGGTGAGTCGCCCATGACGCCGGAAGAGAAGCTGCTGCGCGCCATCTTCGGCGAGAAGGCTTCGGACGTGCGCGACACCTCCCTGCGCCTGCCGCCCGGCGTCGCCGGCACGATCGTGGACGTTCGCGTCTTCAACCGTCACGGCGTCGACAAGGACGAGCGCGCCATGGCGATCGAACGCGCCGAGATCGAACGTCTGGGCAAGGACCGCGATGACGAGCTCAAGATCCTCGAGCGCAACGTCTATGGCCGCCTGAAGCCGCTGATCGTCGGCAAGAACGCCGTGTCGGGGCCCAAGGGCATCGGCCGCGGCGAACTGACCGAAGAGAAGCTGGCCGAGGTCAGCCGTGGTCTGTGGTGGCAGATCGCCCTGGACGACGAAAAAGCCATGGGCGAGCTGGAAGCGATGAAGCGCCAGTTCGAGGACGCTCGCAAGCAACTGGACCGTCGTTTCGAAGACAAGGTCGAGAAGCTGCAACGCGGCGACGAACTGCCCCCCGGCGTGATGAAGATGGTCAAGGTCTTCGTGGCCGTGAAGCGCAAGCTTCAGCCCGGCGACAAGATGGCCGGCCGTCACGGCAACAAGGGCGTCATCTCCAAGATCCTGCCGATCGAGGACATGCCGCACCTGGAAGACGGCACGCACGTCGACGTCGTTCTGAACCCGCTGGGCGTGCCGTCGCGCATGAACATCGGTCAGATCTTCGAGACCCACCTGGGTTGGGCCGCCGCCGGTCTGGGCAAGCAGATCTCCGGTCTGCTGGAAGCCTGGCAAGGGGGGGGTCAGAAGCAGGCTCTGGTCGAGCGTTTGACCGAAATCTACGGCCCGGAAACCCCGCTGCCGGAAGATGAGGAAGAACTGGTCGAACTGGCGAAGAACCTGTCCAAGGGCGTGCCCTTCGCGACCCCGGTCTTCGACGGCGCCCACATCAGCGACATCGAGCGTCTGCTGGAAGAGGCGGGGCTGAACAAGTCGGCCCAGTCGATCCTGTACGACGGCCAGACCGGCGAGCAGTTCAAGCGTCCGGTCACGGTCGGCTACATCTACATGCTGAAGCTGCACCACCTGGTCGACGACAAGATCCACGCCCGCTCCATCGGCCCGTACTCGCTGGTCACCCAGCAACCGCTGGGCGGCAAGGCGCAGTTCGGCGGTCAGCGCTTCGGGGAAATGGAGGTCTGGGCTCTGGAAGCTTACGGCGCCGCCTACACCCTGCAGGAGATGCTGACGGTGAAGTCCGACGACGTGGCCGGCCGGACCAAGGTCTACGAGGCCATCGTCCGTGGCGACGACAGCTTCGAGGCCGGCATTCCCGAGAGCTTCAACGTGCTCATCAAGGAAATGCGTTCGCTGGGTCTGAACGTGGAGCTGGGGAACAGCTGA
- the rpoC gene encoding DNA-directed RNA polymerase subunit beta': protein MNQEVLNIFNPVPVTPTFDQIKIALASPEKIRSWSFGEIKKPETINYRTFKPERDGLFCARIFGPTKDYECLCGKYKRMKYKGIICEKCGVEVTLARVRRERMGHIDLAAPVAHIWFLKSLPSRISLMLDMALKDVERVLYFENYIVTEPGLTPLKQNQLLTEDEFYRYQEEFGDDGFTAEIGAEAVRNLLMGIDLNAEAEKHRAELADNPSEMKAKKASKRLKLIEAFLESGNKPEWMILTIVPVIPPELRPLVPLDGGRFATSDLNDLYRRVINRNNRLKRLMELRAPDIIIRNEKRMLQESVDALFDNGRRGRVITGANKRPLKSLADMLKGKQGRFRQNLLGKRVDYSGRSVITVGPELKLHECGLPKKMALELFKPFIYARLDAKGLSGTVKQSKRMVEREQPAVWDILDEVIREHPVLLNRAPTLHRLGIQAFEPKLIEGKAIRLHPLVCTAFNADFDGDQMAVHVPLSLEAQLEARVLMMSTNNILSPANGKPIIVPSQDIVLGLYYLSLVKDGEPGEGKLFANIGEIDAALDAKVVTLHTRIKARWTEQDAEGKEVTKVIDTTPGRMKLAALLPRNPNVGYRLLEKNLTKKEIGNLIDVVYRHCGQKATVIFADQMMGLGFREAAKAGISFGKDDIVIPAKKVELVAETRTQVEEYEQQYADGLITRGEKYNKVVDAWSKATDRIADAMMGEIAQPRVLIEGENPDINSVFMMANSGARGSQAQMKQLGGMRGLMAKPSGEIIETPITSNFKEGLTVLEYFNSTHGARKGLADTALKTANSGYLTRRLVDVAQDSIVTEQDCGSTRGITLRAVMEGGDVLVSLGQRILGRYAAEDIKEPGTDTVLFPADTYLVEEVAEAVEAAGVQSVKVRSALTCEADAGICAHCYGRDLARGTNVNIGEAVGVIAAQSIGEPGTQLTMRTFHIGGTAQVAETSFMEATNAGTAKVTGPTVVAAHGDLVAMSRNVIVTVVVDGKDRETHKAPYGARIRVKDGDEVKKNQRLAEWDPYTTPILTEVGGVVRFEDLVEGLSVKEETDEATGIAQRVVSDWRASPRGSDLRPAMGVTLGDAYAKLSSGSDARYLLPVGAVLSVSNGDEVKPGEIIARVPTEGAKTRDITGGLPRVAELFEARRPKDCAVIAEMDGRVEFGRDYKNKRRIKITPEPNADGVQGEPVEFLIPKGKHISVHDGDLIQKGDYIIDGNPDPHDLLRIQGVEALAEYLVNEVQEVYRLQGVPINDKHIEVIVRQMLQKVEVLDSGETTLIRGDTVEVAEAVLENAKVEKRGGRLATTQPVLLGITKASLQTRSFISAASFQETTRVLTDASVHGKKDMLEGLKENVIVGRLIPAGTGAYLRSLQKIANARDAELTSALEEAIEPLPADLQLELESSES from the coding sequence ATGAACCAGGAAGTCCTGAACATCTTCAACCCGGTCCCGGTCACCCCGACCTTCGACCAGATCAAGATCGCCCTGGCCTCGCCCGAGAAGATCCGTTCGTGGTCGTTCGGCGAGATCAAGAAGCCGGAAACCATCAACTACCGCACGTTCAAGCCCGAGCGTGACGGCCTGTTCTGCGCACGTATCTTTGGCCCGACCAAGGACTACGAATGCCTGTGCGGCAAGTACAAGCGCATGAAGTACAAGGGCATCATCTGCGAGAAGTGCGGCGTCGAAGTCACCCTGGCCCGCGTTCGCCGCGAGCGCATGGGTCACATCGACCTGGCTGCGCCGGTCGCCCACATCTGGTTCCTGAAGTCGCTGCCCAGCCGCATCTCGCTGATGCTGGACATGGCGCTGAAGGACGTCGAGCGCGTCCTGTACTTCGAGAACTACATCGTCACCGAGCCGGGCCTGACGCCGCTGAAGCAGAACCAACTGCTGACGGAAGACGAGTTCTATCGCTACCAGGAAGAGTTCGGCGATGACGGCTTTACCGCCGAGATCGGCGCCGAGGCCGTCCGCAACCTGCTGATGGGCATCGACCTGAACGCGGAAGCCGAAAAGCACCGCGCCGAGCTGGCCGACAATCCCTCGGAAATGAAGGCCAAGAAGGCGTCCAAGCGCCTGAAGCTGATCGAGGCCTTCCTGGAATCGGGCAACAAGCCCGAGTGGATGATCCTGACGATCGTGCCGGTCATCCCGCCGGAACTGCGTCCGCTGGTGCCGCTGGACGGCGGTCGTTTCGCGACCTCCGACCTGAACGACCTGTATCGCCGCGTCATCAACCGCAACAACCGCCTGAAGCGCCTGATGGAGCTGCGCGCGCCGGACATCATCATCCGTAACGAAAAGCGGATGCTGCAGGAGTCGGTCGACGCCCTGTTCGACAATGGCCGTCGCGGTCGCGTGATCACCGGCGCCAACAAGCGTCCGCTGAAGTCGCTGGCCGACATGCTGAAGGGCAAGCAGGGTCGCTTCCGTCAGAACCTGCTGGGCAAGCGCGTCGACTATTCGGGCCGTTCGGTCATCACCGTGGGTCCGGAACTGAAGCTGCACGAGTGCGGCCTGCCCAAGAAGATGGCGCTGGAGCTGTTCAAGCCGTTCATCTATGCGCGCCTGGACGCCAAGGGCCTGTCGGGCACCGTCAAGCAATCCAAGCGCATGGTCGAGCGCGAGCAGCCCGCCGTCTGGGACATCCTGGACGAGGTCATCCGCGAGCACCCGGTTCTGCTGAACCGCGCGCCGACGCTTCACCGTCTGGGCATCCAGGCGTTCGAACCCAAGCTGATCGAGGGCAAGGCCATCCGCCTGCACCCGCTGGTCTGCACCGCCTTCAACGCCGACTTCGACGGCGACCAGATGGCCGTTCACGTCCCGCTGAGCCTCGAGGCCCAGCTGGAAGCGCGCGTCCTGATGATGTCGACCAACAACATCCTGTCGCCCGCCAACGGCAAGCCGATCATCGTGCCGTCGCAGGACATCGTCCTGGGCTTGTACTATCTGTCGCTGGTCAAGGACGGCGAGCCGGGCGAAGGCAAGCTGTTCGCCAACATCGGCGAGATTGATGCGGCGCTGGACGCCAAGGTCGTCACCCTGCACACACGCATCAAGGCGCGCTGGACGGAACAGGACGCCGAAGGCAAGGAGGTGACCAAGGTCATCGACACCACGCCGGGTCGCATGAAGCTGGCCGCCCTGCTGCCGCGCAACCCGAACGTCGGCTATCGCCTGCTCGAGAAGAACCTGACCAAGAAGGAAATCGGCAATCTGATCGACGTGGTCTATCGCCACTGCGGTCAGAAGGCGACGGTCATCTTCGCCGACCAGATGATGGGCCTGGGCTTCCGCGAAGCCGCCAAGGCCGGCATTTCGTTCGGCAAGGACGACATCGTGATCCCGGCCAAGAAGGTCGAGCTGGTCGCCGAGACCCGCACCCAGGTCGAGGAGTACGAGCAACAGTACGCCGACGGCCTGATCACGCGCGGCGAGAAGTACAACAAGGTGGTCGACGCCTGGTCCAAGGCCACGGACCGGATCGCCGACGCCATGATGGGCGAGATCGCGCAACCGCGCGTGCTGATCGAGGGTGAAAACCCCGACATCAACTCGGTCTTCATGATGGCCAACTCCGGCGCCCGGGGTTCGCAGGCGCAGATGAAGCAACTGGGCGGCATGCGCGGCCTGATGGCCAAGCCGTCCGGCGAGATCATCGAGACGCCGATCACCTCGAACTTCAAGGAAGGCCTGACCGTCCTTGAATACTTCAACTCCACCCACGGCGCCCGTAAGGGTCTGGCCGACACCGCGCTGAAGACCGCCAACTCGGGTTATCTGACCCGTCGTCTGGTGGACGTGGCGCAGGACTCCATCGTCACCGAGCAGGATTGCGGCTCGACGCGCGGCATCACCCTGCGTGCGGTGATGGAAGGCGGCGACGTGCTGGTCTCGCTGGGCCAGCGCATCCTGGGTCGCTATGCGGCCGAGGACATCAAGGAGCCGGGCACCGATACCGTCCTGTTCCCCGCCGACACCTATCTGGTGGAAGAAGTCGCCGAGGCCGTCGAGGCTGCGGGCGTCCAGTCGGTCAAGGTCCGTTCGGCCCTGACCTGCGAGGCGGACGCCGGCATCTGCGCCCACTGCTACGGCCGTGACCTGGCGCGCGGCACCAACGTCAACATCGGCGAAGCGGTCGGCGTCATCGCCGCCCAGTCGATCGGCGAGCCGGGCACCCAGCTGACGATGCGGACCTTCCACATCGGCGGTACGGCCCAGGTGGCGGAAACCTCCTTCATGGAGGCGACCAACGCCGGTACGGCCAAGGTCACCGGCCCGACCGTCGTCGCGGCCCACGGCGACCTGGTGGCCATGAGCCGCAACGTCATCGTGACAGTGGTCGTCGACGGCAAGGACCGCGAGACGCACAAGGCTCCTTACGGCGCCCGCATCCGCGTCAAGGACGGCGACGAGGTCAAGAAGAACCAACGCCTGGCGGAGTGGGACCCCTACACCACCCCGATCCTGACGGAAGTCGGCGGCGTCGTGCGCTTCGAAGACCTGGTCGAAGGCCTGTCGGTCAAGGAAGAAACCGACGAAGCGACGGGCATCGCCCAGCGCGTCGTCAGCGACTGGCGCGCCAGCCCGCGTGGTTCGGACCTGCGTCCGGCCATGGGCGTCACCCTGGGCGACGCCTACGCCAAGCTGTCGTCCGGTTCGGACGCCCGCTATCTGCTGCCCGTGGGCGCGGTTCTGTCCGTGTCGAACGGCGATGAGGTCAAGCCGGGCGAGATCATCGCCCGCGTTCCGACCGAAGGCGCCAAGACCCGCGACATCACCGGCGGTCTGCCGCGCGTCGCCGAACTGTTCGAAGCTCGCCGTCCGAAGGACTGCGCGGTCATCGCCGAGATGGATGGTCGCGTCGAATTCGGCCGTGACTACAAGAACAAGCGTCGCATCAAGATCACGCCCGAGCCCAACGCCGACGGCGTGCAGGGCGAACCGGTCGAGTTCCTGATCCCGAAGGGCAAGCACATCTCCGTCCACGACGGCGATCTGATCCAGAAGGGCGACTACATCATCGACGGCAACCCGGATCCGCACGATCTGCTGCGCATCCAGGGCGTCGAGGCGCTGGCCGAGTATCTGGTGAACGAAGTGCAGGAGGTCTATCGACTGCAGGGCGTGCCGATCAACGACAAGCACATCGAAGTCATCGTGCGTCAGATGCTGCAGAAGGTGGAAGTGCTGGATTCGGGTGAAACCACCCTGATCCGCGGCGACACCGTCGAAGTGGCCGAAGCCGTTCTGGAAAACGCCAAGGTCGAGAAGCGCGGCGGCCGTCTGGCCACCACCCAGCCCGTCCTGCTGGGCATCACCAAGGCGTCGCTGCAAACCCGCAGCTTCATCTCGGCGGCGTCCTTCCAGGAGACCACCCGCGTCCTCACCGACGCCTCGGTCCACGGCAAGAAGGACATGCTGGAAGGCCTGAAGGAAAACGTCATCGTCGGCCGCCTGATCCCGGCCGGCACCGGCGCCTACCTGCGCAGCCTGCAGAAGATCGCCAACGCGCGTGATGCAGAACTGACCTCGGCCCTGGAAGAAGCGATCGAGCCGCTGCCGGCCGATCTGCAACTGGAGCTGGAGAGCAGCGAGAGCTGA